The following DNA comes from Tistrella bauzanensis.
CCGCCCAGCGCCTTGTATAGGTCGACCGAGGCCGAATACAGGGTGCGGCGGGTCGAGACCCGGCTCAACTCCACATTCAGCAGCGTCCGCTCGGCGTCCAGCACGTCCAGATAATCGGCATAGCCGGCATCATAACGCAGCCGTGCCAGTTCCACCGTCCGTGTCAGTTCGGCGATCTGGGCGGTCTGTGCCTCGATCTGGCCTTCCGCGGCACTGCGTGCCGCCAGCGCGTCCAGCACCTCGCGGAAGGCGGTGCGCACGGTCTGGCGATAGCTCATGGCAGCCTGGGCGAAGCGCGATTTCGCGGCCTCGACCTGGGCATCGGTGCGGCCGAAATCGAAGATCGGCCCGGTCAGCCCCAGCGCCAGCCCCCAGATCGATGCACCCGAGCTTAAGAAGTCGTTCAGTTCCGAACTCTGCTGACCGGCTGATGCGGTCAGCGTCAGGCGGGGATAATATCCCGCCCGGGCGACGCCGACATCGGCCGCGGCGGCAGCAATGTTCTGTTCGGCCGCGGCGATATCGGGGCGGCGCAGCAGCAGTTCCGACGGCAGGCCCATGGGCGGGACCGGCGCCTCGGGCAAGGCATCCAGCGAGCGGCCGCGCTCCACCTGGTCGGCGATCAACGCGCGCGGGCTGCGGCCCAGCAGCACCGCCAGCGCGTTCTCCGCCTGATCGCGGTTACCACGGATCTCAGGGATCTGGGCGCGGGTCGATTCCCGCTCTGACCGCGCCTGCGCCAGATTGAGCGCATCGATCGCGCCGGCTTCATATTGCGCCTGCTGAAGCCCCAGCGTCTCTTCGCGGGCGGCAAGCGTGCGTTCCGCGATTTCAAGCTGCAGATCCAGGGACCGCATCTGCAGATAGGCATTGGCGGTATCGGCGGCGACCGTCAGGCGCACGACATCACGATTGGCGACGGTCTGGAGCAATCGGGCGCGGGCGGCACGGTCGGCATTGCTCAGCCGACCCCACAGATCCACCTCGTAAGACAGGGCTGCACTGGCCGAGAAGCTGTTGACCACGCCACCCGTGCTGGCGCGCGAGGCCTCAGACAGCCCGTTGCGCGCGGCGTCGCCGCTGCCGTCCAGCGACGGGAACAGCTCGGCACCGGTGCCGCGGGCGGTCGCGCGGGCTTCGGTCACCCGTTCGATCGCCAGCAGCAGGTCGTCATTGGCCAGCAGCGCCTCTTCCACCAGCCGGGTCAGGGCTGGGTCGCCGAAATTCCGCCACCAGTCGGCATCGACGTCGGTGTCGGGCAGTTCGGCGGCCCGTTCGGCTGCGGCGACGCGGCCGCGTTCGCCCCATCCCGCCCCCGTATCCATCACCGGCGGGGCATCATCGGGGGCGAGCGCGCAGGCCGACAGCAGCAGGGCTGCCGCAAGCATGGCCGCCACCGACCGGCGCGGACGCCGCGCCGTTGCGGAGGCGTCGCGCCTGAGGGGATGCGGATCGGCCAGCCCGCGCGGTCGGACCGGCTGAAGGCTGAAGTCAGCTGCGGGCATCAATGGTCTCCGCGGTTTCACGATGTGTCGTTTCAGGATGCGTACCGGACTGCGGGTTGCGGTCCTTGCGCGAGGCCCGCGCCGCCAGTGTATAGAATGCCGGCACGAAGAGCATCGCGATGAAGGTTGCGGCCAGCATGCCGCCGATCACGCCGGTGCCGATCGAATGCCGGCTGGCGGAACCGGCGCCGGTGCTGATCGCCAGCGGCACCACACCCAGAATGAAGGCCAGCGAGGTCATCACGATCGGCCGGAAGCGCAGCCGGGCCGCCTCGTCCGCCGCGTCGATGATGCTGCGCCCGGCGCGCCGCTGCTGCATGGCAAACTCCACGATCAGGATGGCGTTCTTGGCCGACAGGCCGATCAGCGTCACCAGGCCGATCTGGAAATACACGTCATTTTCGATGCCGCGCAGCCAGATCGCGACCACGGCGCCCAACACCGCGAACGGCACTGCCGCAACCACCGCCAGCGGCATCGTCCAGCGTTCATACTGAGCGGCCAGGATCAGGAACACCATCACAATACCGAAGCCGAAGGCAAGCGTGCCCGCGCCGGCAGTCGATTTTTCCTGATAGGCGGAACCGGTCCAGCCGATGGTGTATCCGTCCGGCAGCGCCTCGGCGACCACCTGTTCCATGGCGGCGAGCGCTTCACCCGAGCTGAAACCGGGGGCCGGCTGGCCCATGATCTTGGCGGCAGGGAACAGGTTGAAGCGTTCCAGCATGTCGGGGCCGACAATGCGGTTCGCCGTCACCAGCACGTCCAGCGGAATCATCTCGTCGGTATCGGACCGCACGAACACGTGGCGCAGATCGTCCGCACTGCGACGGAACTCGCCTTCCGACTGCATGTTGACCTTGAAGGTACGGCCGAACAGCGTGAAGTCGTTGACATAGAGCGAGCCGAAGGTTGCCTGCATGGCCGTATACACGTCGGCGATCGGCACCCCCAGGGCCTTCGCCTTCTCGCGATCGACCGACACGTTGTACTGCGGCACGTTGGCCGAGAAGGTGGTCGACAGGCCGGTCAGCTCCGGGCGCTCGCCCGCCGCCTGCAGCACCTTCTGCACCGCATCCTGCAGCTCTGCCACCGTGCCGCCGGTCCGGCTCTGGATATAGGCATCGAAACCGCCGGTCAGGCTGATGCCCATGATCGGGGGCGGGTTGAAGGCCAGCGTCATCGAATTGCGGTCCGATGCGCCGATCCCCATCAGGGCGCCGGGCAGGTTGCGGGCATCCATCGACGGGTCGGTGCGTTCCGACCAGTCTTTCAGGATCACGAAATAGGCCGCCGCATTGGTCTTGTTGGCGGATGACAGCAGATCGAAGCCCGCCAGTGTCACCACCTGCTTGATCGCCGGATGATGCATGAACTGGTCGGTCAGCCCCAGCGCGCTGTCTTCGGTGCGCGACAGGGCAGCCGCCGGCGGCAGATAAGACTGGGCGATGACATAGCCCTGATCCTCCGCCGGC
Coding sequences within:
- a CDS encoding efflux transporter outer membrane subunit produces the protein MPAADFSLQPVRPRGLADPHPLRRDASATARRPRRSVAAMLAAALLLSACALAPDDAPPVMDTGAGWGERGRVAAAERAAELPDTDVDADWWRNFGDPALTRLVEEALLANDDLLLAIERVTEARATARGTGAELFPSLDGSGDAARNGLSEASRASTGGVVNSFSASAALSYEVDLWGRLSNADRAARARLLQTVANRDVVRLTVAADTANAYLQMRSLDLQLEIAERTLAAREETLGLQQAQYEAGAIDALNLAQARSERESTRAQIPEIRGNRDQAENALAVLLGRSPRALIADQVERGRSLDALPEAPVPPMGLPSELLLRRPDIAAAEQNIAAAAADVGVARAGYYPRLTLTASAGQQSSELNDFLSSGASIWGLALGLTGPIFDFGRTDAQVEAAKSRFAQAAMSYRQTVRTAFREVLDALAARSAAEGQIEAQTAQIAELTRTVELARLRYDAGYADYLDVLDAERTLLNVELSRVSTRRTLYSASVDLYKALGGGWEGLAWTTGTVPTEPGTIPVSAPAETGVRG